A window of the Dongshaea marina genome harbors these coding sequences:
- a CDS encoding methyl-accepting chemotaxis protein: MQQGMHRARPYRRLLPLIILGLFPLWILSLWVFWAATALVGSAITPVEFYRQLSLLLIAVSLLVVLSALLLSKYVLGHKAQEELMADHLAQGDLTKRLEAVSNHEGKDLIAKLAKARERLWQGWDSLSCLASGLERLSGPARAAAQAAEATLEKPQQDIHYHNPLGAMTSQMQQSLEKSHKSIELINEINYQMKRGEGAVEQNLEAIRRINSRISLIEDISYKTNLLSLNAAIEAARAGEQGKGFGVVASEVRKLAENSRGLAQEISELASSSVETAEHAWEVLQGLPLKMLQAASLGEESVKLSHTQLEKIEVLGELLGQQEQVFQVKQTHLRSLTDSVDALLKHSEQLKQGLVFFESAKTQEGIPTIKPLEVASDPEAVEFSQVVELEEMRPFNEQDRHSEPVLVIEDGFNEKHYKKF; this comes from the coding sequence ATGCAGCAAGGAATGCACAGGGCGCGGCCCTATCGTCGGTTATTACCCCTCATCATTCTCGGTCTTTTTCCCCTGTGGATCCTGAGTCTATGGGTGTTTTGGGCGGCAACAGCGCTGGTTGGATCTGCCATCACTCCTGTGGAGTTTTATCGGCAGCTCTCCCTGCTTCTGATTGCTGTGAGCCTGCTGGTTGTCTTGTCTGCTCTGCTCCTGTCTAAATATGTGCTTGGCCATAAGGCTCAGGAAGAGCTCATGGCAGATCACCTGGCTCAGGGAGATTTGACCAAACGGCTTGAGGCTGTCTCAAACCATGAGGGCAAAGATCTCATCGCGAAGCTTGCGAAGGCCAGGGAGCGCTTATGGCAAGGGTGGGATTCACTCTCGTGCTTAGCTTCAGGACTCGAGAGACTCTCCGGGCCTGCCAGGGCGGCCGCTCAAGCCGCTGAGGCTACTTTGGAGAAACCACAACAAGATATCCATTATCATAATCCACTCGGAGCCATGACTTCGCAAATGCAACAGAGTCTCGAGAAATCCCATAAGAGCATCGAGCTCATCAATGAGATTAACTATCAGATGAAGCGCGGCGAGGGAGCAGTTGAACAAAACCTCGAAGCGATACGACGGATCAATAGCCGAATCAGCCTCATCGAGGATATTTCTTACAAAACCAACCTATTGTCATTGAATGCTGCGATCGAGGCTGCACGGGCGGGAGAGCAGGGCAAGGGCTTTGGCGTGGTTGCTTCAGAAGTCCGAAAGCTTGCTGAAAACAGCAGGGGACTTGCTCAGGAGATCAGCGAGCTTGCTTCATCGAGTGTAGAGACGGCCGAGCATGCCTGGGAGGTACTGCAAGGCTTACCTCTTAAAATGCTACAGGCAGCATCGCTAGGGGAGGAAAGCGTTAAGCTATCTCACACCCAACTGGAGAAAATAGAGGTCCTGGGGGAGTTACTGGGTCAGCAAGAGCAGGTGTTCCAGGTGAAGCAAACCCATCTTAGGAGCCTCACGGATTCGGTGGATGCGTTATTGAAACATTCAGAGCAGCTGAAACAGGGGCTGGTTTTTTTTGAGTCTGCTAAAACACAAGAGGGTATTCCGACAATCAAGCCCCTTGAAGTGGCCAGCGATCCAGAGGCGGTCGAGTTTTCGCAGGTGGTCGAGCTTGAGGAAATGAGGCCATTCAATGAACAGGACCGTCATTCAGAACCAGTGTTGGTGATAGAGGATGGGTTTAATGAGA
- a CDS encoding NHL repeat-containing protein produces the protein MKYLLILLVCFAGKTLALEFEHVMTFGSKGSGPGQFRYVEDFALAHNGTHLLVTDASHSWVQVFDKKTGKYITRFGGKGDEPQNLDKPEGVSVAPDGRIFVADYASGYVKIYDKNYRWLKTFSGYGTAPGETRKSEFSDIYDGRYYLPEAGNHRVSVWDLQGNFQFLFGGKGDGQGQMNNPEATKFSSDGKLYLSDLKNNRVQVFDAKGKFLFAWGQKGIGDGQFVANSGLALDRDDNVYVAEIGNNRIQVFNHQGKFLTKWGSKGSGEGQFGNLHGVFVDKSSGWVYVADTANNRVQVFRQK, from the coding sequence ATGAAATATCTACTCATATTACTCGTGTGCTTTGCAGGCAAGACCTTGGCTCTGGAATTTGAGCACGTGATGACTTTTGGGTCTAAGGGCAGTGGCCCGGGTCAGTTCCGTTATGTCGAAGATTTTGCCCTGGCGCACAATGGCACACATCTGTTGGTGACGGATGCTTCCCACTCCTGGGTTCAGGTCTTTGATAAAAAAACCGGAAAGTATATTACCCGTTTCGGCGGAAAGGGAGATGAACCACAGAACCTGGATAAACCGGAAGGTGTCTCGGTTGCGCCCGATGGGCGGATCTTTGTTGCGGATTACGCATCGGGATACGTCAAGATCTATGACAAGAACTATCGTTGGCTCAAGACCTTTAGCGGTTATGGGACGGCTCCGGGAGAAACCCGCAAGTCCGAGTTCAGTGACATTTATGATGGGCGTTATTATCTCCCAGAAGCTGGAAATCATAGGGTGAGCGTGTGGGATCTCCAGGGCAACTTCCAGTTTCTCTTTGGAGGCAAAGGTGACGGCCAGGGGCAGATGAATAACCCGGAAGCAACTAAATTCAGCAGCGATGGAAAACTCTATCTTTCTGATCTAAAGAACAACCGTGTTCAGGTGTTTGATGCCAAAGGGAAGTTTCTTTTTGCCTGGGGTCAGAAGGGCATCGGAGATGGTCAATTTGTTGCGAATTCAGGTTTAGCATTGGATCGTGACGACAATGTATATGTTGCCGAGATTGGCAATAACCGCATTCAGGTATTTAACCACCAAGGCAAGTTTCTCACGAAATGGGGTAGTAAAGGCTCAGGGGAAGGTCAATTTGGAAATCTGCATGGGGTATTTGTCGATAAATCCAGTGGCTGGGTTTATGTGGCGGATACAGCGAATAATCGCGTACAGGTTTTTCGCCAAAAGTAG
- a CDS encoding chemotaxis protein CheW: MDESTDKVLAGEEMAYQYLTFEVGQERLAVSISDVKELIEVDTITPVPMMPEFILGVSNLRGTVIPILDLAARLGRAPCQLTKNSSIVLVEHPMAEGIQLIGMLVDEVNEILEIGADHIQPTPSFGVDIRHDFIQAMGRVGEEFIILLDIHHVLCSEEISALEQFGQQVGNYPEQESLKGKRDEISTHITRVLCRQDLGSGI; the protein is encoded by the coding sequence ATGGATGAGAGCACAGACAAGGTGTTGGCTGGGGAGGAGATGGCATACCAGTACCTTACTTTTGAAGTGGGACAGGAGCGGCTTGCGGTCAGCATCTCGGATGTCAAAGAGCTGATCGAGGTCGATACCATCACGCCTGTGCCCATGATGCCGGAATTTATCCTGGGAGTGAGCAATCTCAGGGGAACAGTGATCCCCATCCTTGATCTGGCGGCTCGATTGGGACGCGCTCCCTGCCAGCTCACCAAAAATAGCAGCATAGTCCTGGTTGAGCACCCGATGGCGGAAGGTATTCAGCTTATTGGCATGCTGGTGGATGAGGTCAATGAGATTTTAGAGATAGGGGCAGACCATATTCAACCTACCCCAAGCTTCGGCGTGGATATACGTCATGACTTCATCCAGGCGATGGGGCGGGTCGGCGAGGAGTTTATTATTTTACTGGATATTCATCACGTCCTTTGCTCTGAAGAGATCTCTGCACTGGAGCAGTTTGGGCAGCAAGTCGGGAATTATCCTGAACAAGAGTCATTAAAGGGGAAGAGGGATGAAATATCTACTCATATTACTCGTGTGCTTTGCAGGCAAGACCTTGGCTCTGGAATTTGA
- a CDS encoding chemotaxis protein CheA, whose amino-acid sequence MVEKVYDPLIHLVRNALDHGIESPEKRKQSGKPSQGQLTLKASHDSGQIVIEVMDDGQGIDPQMLREAAEQSGRLDSGEILSEEQLFQLVFEPGFSTHREADHLSGRGVGMDVVKGAVEGLRGSVALYSEQGVGTRVTLRLPLTVAIIDGFLVDVCGSSYVIPLSMVDECIELEEQDRQSQLENQYFNLRGSWCPTWIWGSFSRCLAIRERRGSATW is encoded by the coding sequence ATGGTTGAAAAAGTCTATGATCCCCTGATTCACCTGGTGCGTAATGCATTAGATCATGGCATTGAGTCACCTGAAAAACGCAAACAATCGGGTAAGCCTTCACAGGGGCAGCTGACCCTCAAGGCAAGTCATGATTCCGGGCAGATCGTGATTGAGGTGATGGACGATGGCCAGGGAATCGATCCCCAGATGCTGCGAGAAGCAGCCGAGCAATCCGGCCGATTAGACTCAGGAGAGATTCTTTCTGAGGAGCAGCTCTTCCAACTGGTGTTTGAGCCCGGGTTTAGTACTCACCGCGAGGCAGACCACCTCTCGGGGAGAGGGGTAGGAATGGATGTCGTCAAGGGTGCGGTAGAAGGGCTGCGGGGAAGTGTGGCGCTCTATAGTGAACAGGGCGTCGGGACAAGGGTCACCCTGCGTTTGCCGCTGACGGTTGCGATTATCGATGGCTTTCTGGTTGACGTTTGTGGCTCGAGCTATGTCATTCCCTTGAGCATGGTTGATGAATGCATTGAGCTCGAAGAGCAAGACAGACAATCTCAGCTTGAGAACCAGTATTTCAACCTTAGGGGGAGCTGGTGCCCTACCTGGATCTGGGGGAGTTTTTCAAGGTGCCTGGCTATCAGAGAGCGGAGGGGATCAGCAACCTGGTAG
- a CDS encoding methyl-accepting chemotaxis protein — translation MRAIGIKYSVSNWMGLFGKTLLAFMVMVLCLLVVGGVGLLFIWKVQDEVKLLTGEVTPVNRLVISLTHTMQDTHLELAKSRLEKNRQQMIEQKEVLEKHHESFSNDLSELETLFKGSKFLVELGPLQSAQHDFFTMGFQMLELLQVKGELESLLSAEQRTVQKKFQAALQVINDLKHRVQADLHESEDSTKTLLQSGVATQDEIEERLAHLFEVSIPLLEGAEVLAGYLFQKEEIIASYLITTDNNQLKSLEQKFSALSQKVSLRLKRVIQRAEYAGLVIDPTVLQQTIQQFDQVATDPQGIFALRLRSLETLAMLTSLESTLEQRTHLIDSELSQLSDTSLERNNYSLQSTQDIVSDAVFVVILMIILGAVIGILFSIFYTRSIILPLISAEGFARKITKGELVQRLDIRRGDEIGSLVDSLNAMAESLKGVVLSVGQTTRHVTSGCAELDQSIQGISTRAMSQAASIEEISSSLVEINTNIQQNSENASRTNEISAKASLDAAKVGEAMEQTMKAMQSIDSKMVVIDEIGRKTNLLALNAAIEAARAGEQGRGFAVVAAEVRKLAESSQQAASEIIELTNSSVDISQQAGEMLSRLVPDIEHVAELIHEISGASSEQSSGVELISTAIHELDAAIQQNVSVTENMAETSNDLSGKAEKLQLEMSFFKTS, via the coding sequence ATGCGAGCGATAGGCATTAAGTACAGTGTATCTAACTGGATGGGGCTGTTTGGAAAGACGCTGCTCGCTTTTATGGTGATGGTGCTCTGTTTGTTGGTTGTTGGTGGCGTGGGCTTACTCTTTATCTGGAAGGTTCAGGATGAGGTCAAGCTGCTGACCGGAGAAGTCACTCCAGTGAATCGCCTGGTCATTTCATTGACTCATACGATGCAAGATACTCATCTGGAGTTAGCCAAGAGTCGCTTGGAAAAAAACCGGCAACAGATGATTGAACAAAAGGAGGTGCTGGAGAAGCATCATGAGAGTTTTAGCAACGACTTAAGTGAGCTGGAGACCTTATTTAAAGGTTCAAAGTTTCTCGTTGAGCTGGGCCCTCTTCAGTCAGCGCAACATGACTTTTTTACTATGGGTTTCCAAATGCTTGAGCTACTTCAGGTAAAAGGTGAGTTGGAGAGTCTTTTATCCGCAGAGCAGCGTACCGTCCAGAAAAAATTTCAGGCAGCTTTGCAAGTGATTAATGATCTCAAGCACAGGGTGCAAGCCGATCTTCACGAAAGCGAAGATTCGACCAAGACACTTCTTCAATCAGGGGTTGCGACTCAAGATGAGATTGAAGAGAGGCTCGCCCATCTTTTTGAGGTGAGTATCCCTTTGTTAGAGGGAGCAGAGGTGCTTGCGGGTTATCTTTTTCAGAAAGAGGAGATTATTGCGAGCTATCTCATCACCACAGATAATAATCAGCTCAAATCATTGGAGCAGAAGTTCAGCGCCTTGAGTCAGAAGGTCTCCCTCAGGCTTAAAAGAGTGATACAAAGGGCTGAATACGCAGGTTTGGTGATAGATCCCACTGTTTTGCAGCAAACCATACAGCAGTTTGATCAAGTTGCAACGGATCCTCAGGGGATTTTTGCCCTGAGATTACGCTCTCTTGAAACTCTTGCGATGCTGACCAGCCTGGAGTCTACACTCGAGCAGCGAACACACTTGATTGACTCAGAGCTCAGCCAGCTCTCTGATACCTCGCTCGAGCGAAATAACTATTCGTTACAGAGCACCCAAGATATTGTTTCTGATGCCGTATTTGTGGTGATCCTGATGATTATTCTGGGAGCCGTAATCGGGATCTTATTTTCGATTTTTTACACCCGCTCCATTATTTTACCCCTGATCTCGGCGGAAGGTTTTGCCAGAAAAATTACCAAAGGCGAGCTGGTTCAGCGCCTGGATATCCGGCGTGGCGATGAGATCGGAAGCCTGGTTGATTCGCTCAATGCCATGGCTGAAAGCTTAAAAGGGGTGGTGCTTAGTGTGGGCCAGACAACCCGTCATGTGACCTCCGGCTGCGCCGAACTCGATCAGTCGATCCAGGGAATTTCTACCAGAGCGATGAGCCAGGCAGCTTCAATCGAGGAGATATCTTCTTCTTTGGTTGAAATTAATACCAATATCCAGCAGAACTCTGAAAATGCATCCCGGACCAATGAGATTTCGGCCAAAGCTTCCCTGGATGCCGCCAAGGTCGGCGAGGCAATGGAACAGACCATGAAGGCGATGCAGTCCATCGATAGTAAGATGGTGGTGATCGATGAGATAGGACGAAAGACCAATTTACTTGCCCTCAATGCCGCAATAGAAGCGGCTCGAGCCGGGGAGCAGGGGCGAGGGTTTGCCGTGGTCGCAGCCGAGGTAAGGAAATTGGCAGAGTCCAGTCAACAGGCTGCCTCTGAGATCATCGAGCTTACCAACTCAAGTGTGGATATATCTCAGCAAGCCGGAGAGATGCTCTCAAGGCTGGTCCCGGATATCGAGCATGTCGCTGAGCTTATTCATGAAATCAGTGGCGCCAGCAGTGAACAAAGCTCAGGTGTAGAGCTGATCAGTACCGCAATTCATGAGCTTGATGCCGCGATTCAGCAAAATGTCAGCGTTACGGAAAATATGGCTGAAACCTCTAATGATCTCTCTGGAAAGGCTGAAAAACTTCAGTTGGAGATGAGCTTCTTTAAAACGAGTTGA